The genome window ACAGAAATTTCTTTTGTTCATTCTGAAGCCACTCGACAAATTCCATGACGCCCGGCAGCAGTTTGTTGCCGTGATAAATCACTCCATCCATATCGCAGATGAACGCCTTTTTGGTGCGAAGATTTTCCATAGGACCTTTCTATTCAAAGATTTCCGGGCAGTGTAGCAGTTCCATGGTCCAAAGGAAGAACGATGTCTGCATAGTTCTGTGCCGTACTTGTTAGAAAACAATGCCCGACATCCTGGAGAAGGATGCCGGGCACAATCGGTCGACACTCTGATCGTTGGAGATCTTTACTTAAAGATATCCTGCCAGTTGCCGGTGGTTGATGCCTTTGCGTACTCGGTTGAGCGGTTCTCAAAAAAGTTTGTGTGTTCAACTCCATTGAGCATGTAGTCGAGCCACGGAAGCGGGTTTTCCGATTCAGTGTAGACGCCTTTCAGTCCGATGCCTGCGAGGCGCTGGTTGGCAATGTAGCGGATATAGGCTTTCACTTCGTCCGCAGTAAGACCTTCCACGTCGCCCAGCTCAAATGCGATATCGATGAACTGATCCTCAAGCTCTACGGAACGCTCGGCCGCGCAGTAGATTTCATATTTCAGCTTGTCGGTCCAGAGTTCCGGATGCTCTTTGATGAACGTTTTAAACAGCAGGGACATCGATTCGACATGCAGACTTTCGTCACGAATGCTCCACGTCACAATCTGTCCCATCCCTTTCATTTTGTTGAAGCGCGGAAAATTCATCAGAATTGCAAAGCTGCTGAACAGCTGAATGCCTTCTGTGAATGCACTGTAGACGGCCATGGTTTTGGCCATGTCGAACGGGGTGTCCATGTTGAAGTTCAGCAGATATTCGTGTTTCTCCGCCATCTCTGCGATTTCCAGGAAAGCGGTGTATTCATCGTCGCCAAGTCCCAGCGTTTCGAGCAGCAGGGAATAGGCATCCTGATGAACCGCTTCCATTGCCGCAAACGCACTGAGCATCATGCGGATTTCCGGCACCTTAAACGTCGGCAGGAAGAGGGTTCCGTATCCCCCGGCCACATCGACATCCGCCTGCGTGAAGAATTTGAAAATATTCAGCAGCAGGTTTTTGTCTTTTTCCGGCACCTTTTCATTAAAGTCCTTCAGGTCGTCAGCCAGATTCACTTCATCCGGAATCCAGTGCATCTGCTGCTGCATCTTGTAGGCTTCAAAAGCCCAGTCGTATTCAAACGGTTTGTAGTAGGTTCTTTCTTCTAAAAGGGGCATGACAATCTCCAATACTGATCTCTTATAGCTTATAATTGATAACTGTTCCTATCCTTCACACGCAAGGCATCCGCCTTCTTCCGTGTAATCGGGAATCAGTTCTCGTTCTCTTTTCTGCGACACGACATCGGCGCGTTTGATTGCTTCGCTTCGGACATAATAGAGGCTCTTCAGTCCTTTCTTCCAGGCCAGCATGTGAGCATTGTGCAGTTCCTGCTTGCTGACCATCGCCGGGAAAAACAGATTTACGCTTTGTGACTGACAGACGAATTGCTGCCGGTCGGCGGCAAACTCAATGACCCAGAGCTGGTCAATCTCAATGGCGGTTTTGAAAATATCGCGTTCCCAGTCACTGAGAAAATCGAGGTGCTGCACGCTACCTCCCTGAGTGATGATGGAGGTCCAGACGGAGTCGGTGTTTTTGCCGTAGCGCTCCAGCACTTCTTCCAGATATTTATTTTTAGCCAGCGAGGATCCGCTTTTCGTTTTCTGTGTGTAGGCATTGGCGCGGAAGGGCTCGATTGACGGACTTGTATTGCCGCAGATAATTGAACTGCTGGCGTTGGGTGCGATTGAGAGCAGGTGGGCGTTGCGCACGCCGTATCCTTCGGCATCCGGGCATTCGCCGTGTTCTTCGGCCAGTTGGCGGGTTGCGGCGGAAGCCTGAGTTTTGATGTTTTCAAAAATCTGCAGATTCTGGCCTTTGGCGATCGCGCTTTCGAACGGAATGCTATGGGCCTGCAGGTAGGCATGGAAGCCCATTGCGCCGAGTCCGATGCTGCGTTCACGCTGTGCGCTGAAGCGGGCGCGGCTGATCTCGTCCGAGGCATGGTCGATAAAGTGCTGGATCACATTGTCGAGAAAACGGATCAGGTCCGGAATAAACTGAGGATTATCTTTCCATTCATCGTATGTTTCCAGATTCACAGAACTCAGGCAGCAGACTGCCGTGCGTTCTTCATTGGTCGGCAGGGTGATTTCGCTGCAAAGGTTGGATTGATGCACCTTCAGCCCCAGCTTTTTCTGGAACTCGGGCAGGGCATCATTGGTCGCTTTATCGAACAGAATGTAAGGCTCACCGGTTTCGATGCGGTTCTGGATCAGCTTCACCCAGATGGTTTTTGCAGAAACCGTTTTTTTAACCTGTTTGGTGTGTGGATCAACCAGCTCAAAACTGTCGTCGAAGCCGGGTACTTTGGTGGCCTGCTCAATCAGGTTCATGAATTCTTCGGTCAGTACGACGCCGTGATGGATATTAATGGATTTGCGGTTCACATCGCCGCCCGTCGGTTTGCGTACATCCAGGAATTCCTCAATTTCCGGGTGGTTGACCGGCAGATAGGCCGCATAAGAACCGCGCCGGGTGATTCCCTGGCTGAATGCCAGCATCTCTGCATCCACAACTTTCAGGAAGGGGATCACGCCGGTCGATTCAGATCCGTGCGACGTTTTCGTCCCGTTGGCGCGCACATCACCCCAGTATCCTCCGACGCCGCCTCCGAACGAAGAGAGCCATGCTGTTTCTGTGTAATGCGAGGTGATTCCCGCCCGGCTGTCCGGCACATAGTTCAGAAAGCAGGAGATCGGCAGACCGCGATCCGTACCGCCGTTGGTCAGGATCGGGGTGGCAAACATAAACCAGAGCATACTGGCGTAGTCATAAATGCGTTGTGCCATCGCTTCATCGTCTGAGAAAGCTGCCGCCGCGCGAGCAAATGCATCCTGAGGGCTTTTCTCGGTCGGGAGTAAATAGCGGTCTTTAAGAGTTTTTCGACCGAATTCGCTCAGCAGCTCATCGCGGGAATAGTCAATTTTTACCTTCATCTGTCTCTCGTTCTTCTGTTTATTTGTTACTAATTTAATCAACTTGGTCATATTTATGGGTGTAGACAGCGGTTTTGTGCAAGCAGAAAAAGCACAATATGTTGTGGTTCGACTGGGCGTCTGTTCAATATGTGCGGCTTGTGGGTGCTTGGTTAATGATGCTGTAAATCTGTTGATTTGCTCTTGTTAGCCTCTCTGGTGTATTTTTCCACGCATGAAAGCAATTCAGGAGGACATCACAACCCTGAACGTCGACGCGATTGTCAATGCGGCCAATCGGACGCTGCTGGGGGGCGGCGGAGTGGATGGAGCCATTCACCGCGCCGCCGGTCCGAATCTGCAGGCCGAGTGTGCAACGCTGGGTGGGTGTAAAACCGGAGACGCTAAAATCACCAAAGGTTATAAGCTCCCAGCTCAATACGTCATTCATACCGTCGGACCGGTCTGGAATGGCGGCGGAAAAGGCGAAGCGGAACGGTTGGCCAGCTGCTATCGCCGCTCCCTTGAAGTGGCTGCCGGTTATAAGCTGAACTCGATCGCTTTTCCCGGCATCAGCACCGGAATCTACGGATATCCGGCTCGGGAAGCCGCTCGTGTCGCCGTTGAAACGGTTCTGGAAACCATCCAGCGGCTCCATTTGAATATTGAAGTGACATTCTGCTGCTTTTCCAAAGGAGATCTCGCAGTCTATCAGGCAATGCTCGCAGAAACCCGATAACAGGAACCGACGATGAGTGCTCCGAAAAACAGATGCCCTTGGTGCCAGGGAGATCCGTTGTACGTGGACTATCACGATAAAGAGTGGGGCGTGCCGCTGCACGACGACCGCCGCCTGTTTGAAATGCTGATCCTTGAGGGCGCTCAGGCCGGGCTCAGCTGGCTGACCATCCTTCGCAAACGGGAAAACTATCGCCAGGCGTTTGACCACTTCGATTGCGAAAAAGTGGCTCGCTATACAGATCATGATATCCAGCGACTGCTCGCCGACGCAGGAATTGTTCGCAATCGCCTGAAAATTGCCGCCGCCATAAAAAACGCGCAGGCTGTTCTGGAACTCAAAGACGAATTTGGGTCGCTGGATACGTTTTTCTGGAGATATGTCGACGGGCAGCCTCTTCTGAATCGCTGGAAAAACCTTTCCGAGATTCCGGCCAGAACAGACCTTTCCGATATCATCAGCAAAGACCTGAATCTCCGCGGTTTCAAATTCGTTGGCTCCACCATTTGCTACGCCTTTATGCAGTCCATTGGCATGGTCAATGACCATCTAATGAACTGTTTTCGGTACCATGAACTGAAAGGAGAAACCTCATGAACACACGCATGATTCTGGCGCTCATATTGAGCGCACTTACAGCCTCCGCCGTATCTGCCGAATCCGTTACCTATCAGGCAGGAGAAACCATCTGTGAAGGCTGGTACATTTCTCCGTCGCCCAATGCGCCTCTGGTGCTGCTGGTACACGACTGGGACGGCCTGACCGACTACGAAAAGCAGCGAGCCTCAATGCTCTCAGATCTCGGCTACGCAGTCTTCTGTGCCGATTTATTCGGAGCCGGTGTGCGGCCAACCGAACTCGACGCAAAACAAAAATGCACCGGTGAACTGTATGCCGATCGCGCAAAAATGCGCCTCCTGATGTCCGGTGCCTTGAACGCCGCCAAAGAACAGGGCGGCAACATCGGCAACGCCGTCACCATGGGCTACTGCTTCGGAGGAACCGCCGTACTCGAATTCGCCCGTTCCGGTGCAGACCTCAAAGGCTTCGTCACCTTTCACGGCGGACTCCAGACGCCGGAAGATCAGGACTATTCAAAAACAAAAGGACAGGTTGTGGTCTTTCATGGTACTGCTGATACCAGCATCCCCATGGACGACTTCGTCAACCTCGCCCGCGAGCTTGAACGCGCCGGAGTCCCGCACGAACTCACCACCTACGGCGGTGCACCGCACGCCTTCACCGTCTTCGGCTCCGACCGTTACCGCAAAGACGCCGACGAAAAATCTTGGCGGCGGTTCACTCAGTTCCTAAAAATGACTTTATGACTTCTTCGTACTTATACGTCTCGGGAATCTGTTTCCTGTTAGGGTTTGCTGCCTCAATTTATCCAAGAACATGTTTGGACCGTTTCAAGAAAGCACTTCGACAGAACGGGGAAGACCCAAATCAAAAACTAGGGATTAGTAAAATGAAAGAGCTGGATCCGGCCCTTTACAGAAAATATCTGTTTGGCGTGTTTGTTTGGATTCCTTTCGCCGTAGGCTTCGTTGTCTTCACATTGCTGGCGTTGAGAAAATGATAAGTTTATTTGATGCCCATTGCCATCTGCAGGATGACGCGCTGTTTCCGGACCTCGGAAAAATTATAGAACGCGCGGACGCGGCCGGCATCGAACGAATGGTTTGCTGCGGCACCAATTCCAATGATTGGAAAAAAGTGTTCCAATGTGCGGGAAAATACCCGCAGGTCTATCCCATGATTGGAATTCACCCCTGGTTTGTTTCCAATGATTGGAAAAAGGAGTTTCAGGGGTTGGAAAAAATGCTGCGCGATTTTCCAACCTCTGGAGTCGGCGAGTGTGGTCTGGATTTTCAGGATCGCTTTGAAAACCGTGCGGAGCAGGAGGATTGTTTTGCGGCGCATCTGGAACTTGCGACAATACTGGGGCGTCCGGTAGCCGTTCACTGTGTACAGGCGTGGGGACGGATGCTGGAAATCCTGCGCGGGTTTCCGAAACCGAAAAAAATCCTGCACGCCTTCGGCGGGGCGGTGGAGCTGATTCCGGAACTGACCCGGCTGAACTGCTGGTTTTCGTTTTGCGGCAGTGTGATCAATCCCAACGCAAAGCGGGTTCGTGCTGCGGCCGCCGCGGTTCCGGATGAACGACTCCTCGTCGAAACCGATTCTCCCGATTTCCCGCCCGCCGGATGTCCCGCTCCCAATGAGCCGGCAAACCTGATCCATGTTGTCCGGGCAGTGGCTGAGCTGCGGGATGTCTCTGTTGAAAGAATTGCTTCTTTGACCGGTTCGAACATTTTATTTTAACAGAAATATTATAAGTTGTTTTTAATAAGTTTTTTAGGATGTTGTTTGCCCCATACATTTAAATGTATGGAATAAATCGCGGATTTATTGGGTCAAAAACTCTGCTTACACAAGCAGGTCGAGAGCGGTTTCCCAACGGCTTTCCGCGGCTTTCTGGAGGGCTTTGTTACGCAGGAATATGTAGGTGTTTGGATCGTTTATGAGCGAGTTCATCGCTTCCTGAAAGGTTTCGGGAGTGCGGGCGTCGATGACGATGCCGGAGTTGTGTGATCGGACGATTTCCTGCGGGCCGCCTTGATCGGAGACGATGGCGGGCAACCCGGAGGCGTGAGCTTCCAGGACGGCATTGCCGAAGGTGTCGGTCATGCTGGGGAAGATGAAAGCGTCCGCGCTGGCGTATGCCTGCTGGAGGCGTTCGCCGCGCATGAAGCCGGTGAAGGCGATGTGGTCGTTGCGGTAGCGGCGGCGAAGTTCCTCGCAGTGCGGTCCGTCGCCGACAATAATCAGATCGGCGTGCGGATTTTCTTTCAGCAGTTTGAGGAAGCCACCGATCATGTTTTCGAGGTTCTTTTCTTTGGAGACGCGTCCGACGTATAGAAATTTAAATCCACCGTTCAGGTTGTAGGCCGCCCAGAAGTTGTTGTCTCGCTTCCGCGGGTTGAAGTCGTTCAGATTGACGCCGCGCGGCAGCACTTTGATTGTTGGAGCATCAAAGCCGTTTTCGATGAGCAGTTTGCGGTACCGGTGGGTCGGGGAGTAGACGGTTTCCATGTTGCGATAGAACCAGCGCATGTATTTCCAGGTCATTTTGCCGAGATTGTCGTCGTCTGTCATGCTTTGTACGAATTTTGGAAAGTCGGTGTGGTAGATGCCTTTGACGGTGAGACCGAGCAGTCGGGCGGCGAGCAGTCCGCTCAGGCCGAGCGCGCCCGGAGTAGAGATGATGAGCTCGTCGAACCGTTCTTCTTCCAGGAAGTGGAGTAGTTCGAGAAATGGCGGGAATGGAATTTTGATGGATTCGTATTCGGGCAGATCGAAGCTGCCGACGGGCGGGAAGTTTTTATGCGGATAGGCGACGTCCGGATCGTTCTGTTGGCATGTGATAACGGTGATGGGCTGATCTTTTCTGCAGGCGAGTCCGGCGAGCGTGTTGATGGTGTGCGAGACTCCGTTGACGTCCGCAAAGGTATCGGTGATCCATGCGCGTTTTCCGCTTTTTCTTTTCAGCGGGTTTGCGGCGGGAAAGCGGTCCGCCAGGGAGTGAAGGAACTGTTCGTCTTTATGCTGGGTGGCAAAGGCAGTCAGATAGGGAGCAATGCCGAGCATGACGGGGCCCATTGATGAGATGGCCTGAAGGCTTTCGATAATATTTCCATCGCGGAGTTTAAAGATGAATTTTTTGAGGAAGGTATATCCGAGCTGTTGGCTGATTTTGCAGGCGGCATAGAAATTCTGCGCATCGCTGTCGTCCTGATTTCCTAATGGGCAAAGGCGGTGCGGGTCCTGTTCGAGTACGCGCGCGAATTCGTCAACAATCAGCCGTTCGATTTCGCTGAGCTGCCGTTTTTTCTTTTTGGCGACCAGTTTTTTGACTCCGGTTCTGATGCTGGAGCGCAGGGAGGGCGGCTCTGGCTGGTCCGGCGGTACGTCGCCGGAGAGTCTGCCGAGCATGGCGCCGATAACACTGGTGTCGTTACGTTTGCCGTTAAGGAATCGGCTGCTGTAGTAGTTGTAGGTGATTTTGTAGAGACTGTTGGCGAGCCGGATGCTGGTGCCGGCGCGTCCGGCAGGTGAGTGGCGGCCTTCGCGCAGGTGGGTGAGGAATTCATTGACGTCAGCTGCGTGCGGAGTGACGGTGTGAGCTCCGGCGATATAGAGTCCGCTGTGGTCGTCGCTGCCGCCGACCAGGATTTTTTTCCAGGGTTCGGAGCCGGTTGGGTTTATGCCGTGGCGATTGGCCATGTTGCTGATGTCTTCGGGGGTCAGACTGCTGAGGATGGCGTTTGATATGTCGCAGGCGCGCGGATCGCGCGAACCGTTGATGCCTTCGAAGCGGTTGAACAGGAGAATCAGTTTTTCGAATAGCTCGATCGACAGTCGGTCATTGATTCGAAAAAGGGGATGGGCGATGGAGTGGATGATGTTCTGCTGGTTGAGATATTGCTGCAGGTCATAAATGTTTTCGCGGGCTTCCTGAAGAATTGAAAACTGATCGGGATTGATACCGGTGACGAGGCAATGGATTTTACATCTGTTTTCGGGGAAGTATGTGGTCAGTTCGCTCGAGATAAATGTGTTAGGCAGGTGGGCGATTTCCATCGCTCCGCGGATGCAGTTGTGGTCCGAAATGGTCACGTAGTCCATGCCGGCTTCTTTGCAGGCGTCGTAGACGGCCATGGGCTCCATAAAGCTTTCCGGTGCGCCGATACGACGAAGGAACCATTCGCTGGGACGGTCCGAATATTTGCAGTGAACATGCAGGTCTGCTTTGGATGTTTTCATGTCCTTATAAAACCGTTTATCTGTTCCTGTATGATTAGGAATCGGTTAGGAAGGTGTGAGCCTGTTCAAGGCCTGTGTTCCTTGTAAAAGCCGGGGAAATATTGCGGGTTGCGTGCCGAATGAGCGGAGGAAGGATGGAATAAAGTGTCTGTCGGCTGTTTGTCGCCGGCCATGTTTTTTGCGTATTTCTTGCGTGCTTTTAATAAAGCACAAACATAATTTCAACAGGCAATGCTTAAGGTGAACAGGATGAAAACAAACATCATCATTTGGTTTTTGCTGGCAGCAGCCGTATTCGGGGACGGATTGGACTCCCATGCCCCGAGTCAGAAACTCCTGAGCCGGGATCCAATCCGGTTGACCGGAGGCGGGCGCGTAGAGCTTTCATTCGAAGATGCGGTGGGGATTCTTGACCGCAAAGATCTGCTGGCGGCCATTCAGCGCGGCTATTCCGCAGTTCTTCCTAAAGGAAAAACTCCGGAGTTTACTGTGACACAGACGGGGCCCGGCACTTATCACTATGTAAACCGTCATGGGCAGGAAACAGCTGTTGAGCAGGTGTCGCTTGAAACCGTTTCCGGTGAACATGCAGAGATCGCTCTTTATTCCGAGGGGCGCCGCTTTTTTGGGAACTATCAGTCCCTTTGTTGTGTAACGGTGACCCCGGCCGGCGAAGGGCAGGTGGATTACAGTGTTACCGTTTATGCCCGACCGGAATCGGCCGCGGTCCGGATCTTTGCACGGCTGACTCCGGCAGAACTCTATTTTCGACATAAGCTCAAGGAGATGACCGGGCTGGTCATTGATGTTTGCAATCAGATCAAGGAATGCGAACCGGCAGAAAAGGCCCATGTTGCCTCTTCATCTTAAGAATGTTTTGCACGGGACATTTGCGACGGTCCGCCCGGAGGAACCCAGGGCAGGCGTTACGGACTGCCTCCCGCGATGGGAGGGCACCTTTGTTCGGCCTGTCGGATTCGGCTCGATGATACACATCGCCGGAAAGAACTGGAATTGATTTGCCGCTGGGCCGACGAACAGAAACTGCGCTGGAATCGGCAGGGAACGACCGGTCGCTGTGCAGAAATTGTTTTCGCATAAGTCTCAAACGTCATCACCGTTTTTTAACAATCCCCTGATCAATCGATAACGCGGGGGTTGTTAACTGCTTACCCAAAGCAGGTTCACTGGGGTGAGATATGACAAAAACAAACATTCTGATTGTTGAGGATGAAGAAGATATTCGCGAGCTCGTTAAGTATAACCTTCATCGCGAAAACTTTGGGGTTTTAGAAGCCGGGTCCGGCGAAGAAGGATTGACTATGGTGGAGCGAATGACGCCCGATCTGGTTCTGCTTGATCTGATGCTGCCCGGAAAAGACGGACTGGAAATCTGCCGAATTCTCAAACGCGACGAACGTACTCAGGACATTCCGGTGGTGATGATGACCGCTCGTGGTGAAGAGAGCGATATCGTGACAGGCCTGGAGCTTGGCGCTGAAGATTACATCGTCAAACCGTTCAGTCCAAAAGTTCTGGCCGCCCGCGTTAAAGCGGTTCTTCGGCGCCATGCATCCGCTCCGGAGCTGGCGCCTGAAGATGTACTTCGCATCCACGACATGGTCATACATCCCGGTCGCCACGAAGTGCTGGTGAAAGAAAGACCGGTTGATCTGACCGCCACCGAATTCCGTATTCTCCATTTTCTGGCCCGTCGTCCCGGCTGGGTTTTTACCCGCTATCAAATCGTAGATGCGGTTCACGGTGAAGATTATCCGGTTACCGAGCGATCCGTCGACGTGCAGATTGTCGGTTTGCGTCGTAAACTCAAACGGGCCGGCAGCAATATTGAAACCGTTCGCGGCATCGGCTACCGCTTTCGTGATAAATAATTTTCCACTCTATTGCATCGCGGCGCATGCATTTCCAGTGTTTGGAATCAACTGCGTTGCGGTGCGTGTTTTTCCGAACCTTGGAAAAATCGAAAATCAGGCAGGTTCTTATATTTAACACAACCTGCAGGTTTCTCTCATTAAACCCAAATAAAACGGCCGTAGTTTTTTTGCAGATAAACAGAGTCTGCCAGCGAGTCGCCCCAGGAAGGATAGGGGGCGGTTGGAAAGCAGGATCTGACAGGACAGTAAAGTAAACAGGAGAAAATAATGAAGATGAAACAGATAGCTACAGCTGCCATGTTGGCGGCAGGTCTGGGGGCCCAGGCCGCGGTTACGTATATCACCGATGATATTACGACCTCCACCCATCTGCCGGCTCTTCCGGAGGGAGATTATTATTCACTGACGAATGTTGTTTACGTGATGCCGGGTGCCAGCCTGACTCTCGATGCCGGCGTTGTTTTCAAAAACTCCGGAGATGGAAGCCTGGGTGTGGCACGTGGAGGTCAGCTGTTCGTTGACGGAACGAAAGACAATCCGGTGATTTTCACTGCTTTGAACGATGACTTTGCAACATGGCAGGCTCAGTGTAATCAGTGGGGTTCCATTGCGATCTGTGGTAATGGTTTGATCTCTGCTTCGCACTACAAAGGATCTGCGGTTACCGGATCTGACGGTGAACTCAATTCCAAAGAGCCGGACGGACGCAGTGACAAGGAAATGGAAGGTCTTTCTGCTGCTTTCGGAGGAGACACCCGTCATTATTACGGTGGCAATAACGACAATGATGACAGTGGCTCTATCAAGTATCTGTCCATCCGTTACGGTGGCCAGCAGTCCTCTGAGCCGAATAAAGAGCTGAATGGACTCTCT of Tichowtungia aerotolerans contains these proteins:
- a CDS encoding ribonucleotide-diphosphate reductase subunit beta — protein: MPLLEERTYYKPFEYDWAFEAYKMQQQMHWIPDEVNLADDLKDFNEKVPEKDKNLLLNIFKFFTQADVDVAGGYGTLFLPTFKVPEIRMMLSAFAAMEAVHQDAYSLLLETLGLGDDEYTAFLEIAEMAEKHEYLLNFNMDTPFDMAKTMAVYSAFTEGIQLFSSFAILMNFPRFNKMKGMGQIVTWSIRDESLHVESMSLLFKTFIKEHPELWTDKLKYEIYCAAERSVELEDQFIDIAFELGDVEGLTADEVKAYIRYIANQRLAGIGLKGVYTESENPLPWLDYMLNGVEHTNFFENRSTEYAKASTTGNWQDIFK
- a CDS encoding response regulator, whose protein sequence is MTKTNILIVEDEEDIRELVKYNLHRENFGVLEAGSGEEGLTMVERMTPDLVLLDLMLPGKDGLEICRILKRDERTQDIPVVMMTARGEESDIVTGLELGAEDYIVKPFSPKVLAARVKAVLRRHASAPELAPEDVLRIHDMVIHPGRHEVLVKERPVDLTATEFRILHFLARRPGWVFTRYQIVDAVHGEDYPVTERSVDVQIVGLRRKLKRAGSNIETVRGIGYRFRDK
- a CDS encoding glycosyltransferase, with the translated sequence MKTSKADLHVHCKYSDRPSEWFLRRIGAPESFMEPMAVYDACKEAGMDYVTISDHNCIRGAMEIAHLPNTFISSELTTYFPENRCKIHCLVTGINPDQFSILQEARENIYDLQQYLNQQNIIHSIAHPLFRINDRLSIELFEKLILLFNRFEGINGSRDPRACDISNAILSSLTPEDISNMANRHGINPTGSEPWKKILVGGSDDHSGLYIAGAHTVTPHAADVNEFLTHLREGRHSPAGRAGTSIRLANSLYKITYNYYSSRFLNGKRNDTSVIGAMLGRLSGDVPPDQPEPPSLRSSIRTGVKKLVAKKKKRQLSEIERLIVDEFARVLEQDPHRLCPLGNQDDSDAQNFYAACKISQQLGYTFLKKFIFKLRDGNIIESLQAISSMGPVMLGIAPYLTAFATQHKDEQFLHSLADRFPAANPLKRKSGKRAWITDTFADVNGVSHTINTLAGLACRKDQPITVITCQQNDPDVAYPHKNFPPVGSFDLPEYESIKIPFPPFLELLHFLEEERFDELIISTPGALGLSGLLAARLLGLTVKGIYHTDFPKFVQSMTDDDNLGKMTWKYMRWFYRNMETVYSPTHRYRKLLIENGFDAPTIKVLPRGVNLNDFNPRKRDNNFWAAYNLNGGFKFLYVGRVSKEKNLENMIGGFLKLLKENPHADLIIVGDGPHCEELRRRYRNDHIAFTGFMRGERLQQAYASADAFIFPSMTDTFGNAVLEAHASGLPAIVSDQGGPQEIVRSHNSGIVIDARTPETFQEAMNSLINDPNTYIFLRNKALQKAAESRWETALDLLV
- a CDS encoding O-acetyl-ADP-ribose deacetylase is translated as MKAIQEDITTLNVDAIVNAANRTLLGGGGVDGAIHRAAGPNLQAECATLGGCKTGDAKITKGYKLPAQYVIHTVGPVWNGGGKGEAERLASCYRRSLEVAAGYKLNSIAFPGISTGIYGYPAREAARVAVETVLETIQRLHLNIEVTFCCFSKGDLAVYQAMLAETR
- a CDS encoding ribonucleoside-diphosphate reductase subunit alpha, yielding MTKLIKLVTNKQKNERQMKVKIDYSRDELLSEFGRKTLKDRYLLPTEKSPQDAFARAAAAFSDDEAMAQRIYDYASMLWFMFATPILTNGGTDRGLPISCFLNYVPDSRAGITSHYTETAWLSSFGGGVGGYWGDVRANGTKTSHGSESTGVIPFLKVVDAEMLAFSQGITRRGSYAAYLPVNHPEIEEFLDVRKPTGGDVNRKSINIHHGVVLTEEFMNLIEQATKVPGFDDSFELVDPHTKQVKKTVSAKTIWVKLIQNRIETGEPYILFDKATNDALPEFQKKLGLKVHQSNLCSEITLPTNEERTAVCCLSSVNLETYDEWKDNPQFIPDLIRFLDNVIQHFIDHASDEISRARFSAQRERSIGLGAMGFHAYLQAHSIPFESAIAKGQNLQIFENIKTQASAATRQLAEEHGECPDAEGYGVRNAHLLSIAPNASSSIICGNTSPSIEPFRANAYTQKTKSGSSLAKNKYLEEVLERYGKNTDSVWTSIITQGGSVQHLDFLSDWERDIFKTAIEIDQLWVIEFAADRQQFVCQSQSVNLFFPAMVSKQELHNAHMLAWKKGLKSLYYVRSEAIKRADVVSQKRERELIPDYTEEGGCLACEG
- a CDS encoding DNA-3-methyladenine glycosylase I, whose product is MSAPKNRCPWCQGDPLYVDYHDKEWGVPLHDDRRLFEMLILEGAQAGLSWLTILRKRENYRQAFDHFDCEKVARYTDHDIQRLLADAGIVRNRLKIAAAIKNAQAVLELKDEFGSLDTFFWRYVDGQPLLNRWKNLSEIPARTDLSDIISKDLNLRGFKFVGSTICYAFMQSIGMVNDHLMNCFRYHELKGETS
- a CDS encoding TatD family hydrolase, encoding MISLFDAHCHLQDDALFPDLGKIIERADAAGIERMVCCGTNSNDWKKVFQCAGKYPQVYPMIGIHPWFVSNDWKKEFQGLEKMLRDFPTSGVGECGLDFQDRFENRAEQEDCFAAHLELATILGRPVAVHCVQAWGRMLEILRGFPKPKKILHAFGGAVELIPELTRLNCWFSFCGSVINPNAKRVRAAAAAVPDERLLVETDSPDFPPAGCPAPNEPANLIHVVRAVAELRDVSVERIASLTGSNILF
- a CDS encoding dienelactone hydrolase family protein yields the protein MNTRMILALILSALTASAVSAESVTYQAGETICEGWYISPSPNAPLVLLVHDWDGLTDYEKQRASMLSDLGYAVFCADLFGAGVRPTELDAKQKCTGELYADRAKMRLLMSGALNAAKEQGGNIGNAVTMGYCFGGTAVLEFARSGADLKGFVTFHGGLQTPEDQDYSKTKGQVVVFHGTADTSIPMDDFVNLARELERAGVPHELTTYGGAPHAFTVFGSDRYRKDADEKSWRRFTQFLKMTL